A genomic region of Calditrichota bacterium contains the following coding sequences:
- a CDS encoding 50S ribosomal protein L1 has translation MKESKRFKAIKVKVDRRIEHDLEQAVAKVKECATAKFDETVEIHINLGVDPRKADQMIRGTASLPHGIGKTVRLLVLAREEKAKEALEAGADHAGLDEFIEKIQGGWTDIDSIIATPDVMPQVGKVGKILGPRGLMPNPKTGTVTADVAGAVREVKAGRLSFRVDKTGILHIPVGKASFDKVKLVENIQSLLGTIQRLKPSTAKGQYVKAITLTSTMGPGVKVSRASAGVK, from the coding sequence GTGAAAGAGAGCAAGCGTTTCAAGGCTATCAAGGTCAAGGTCGATCGGCGTATTGAGCATGACCTTGAACAGGCCGTCGCCAAGGTGAAGGAGTGCGCGACGGCGAAGTTCGATGAGACGGTCGAAATCCACATCAACCTCGGCGTCGATCCGCGCAAAGCCGATCAGATGATCCGCGGGACCGCCAGCCTGCCGCACGGCATCGGCAAGACCGTCCGGCTGCTCGTGCTGGCTCGCGAAGAGAAGGCCAAGGAAGCCCTCGAAGCCGGCGCTGACCATGCCGGGCTCGACGAGTTCATTGAGAAGATTCAAGGCGGCTGGACGGACATCGATTCGATCATTGCGACGCCCGATGTGATGCCGCAGGTCGGAAAGGTCGGAAAGATCCTTGGCCCGCGAGGTCTTATGCCGAATCCCAAGACCGGCACGGTGACAGCCGACGTCGCTGGAGCGGTAAGAGAGGTCAAAGCCGGGAGGCTCAGTTTTCGCGTCGATAAGACCGGCATCCTCCACATCCCGGTCGGCAAGGCGTCGTTCGATAAAGTGAAACTGGTGGAAAACATCCAGTCGCTTTTGGGGACGATCCAGCGCTTGAAGCCTTCGACCGCCAAAGGGCAGTATGTGAAGGCGATCACGCTCACTTCGACGATGGGCCCCGGCGTCAAGGTGAGCCGCGCGTCGGCGGGAGTGAAGTAG
- a CDS encoding type II toxin-antitoxin system HicB family antitoxin yields the protein MTYPITEYIERAMAHAEYSLLEEDSFAGRIPLCIGVLAFGKTLTACQEELRSTLEDWILIGLRLGHELPVIDGIDLSINIEAEQLEAV from the coding sequence ATGACCTACCCCATCACTGAATACATAGAGCGCGCTATGGCGCACGCCGAATACAGTCTACTCGAAGAAGATTCCTTCGCAGGTCGAATTCCACTGTGTATTGGAGTATTGGCATTCGGCAAAACTTTGACCGCATGTCAAGAGGAATTGCGCTCGACCCTTGAAGACTGGATACTCATCGGATTGCGCTTGGGGCATGAATTGCCAGTCATCGATGGCATAGATCTTAGCATCAACATCGAGGCTGAACAACTTGAAGCCGTGTAA
- a CDS encoding 50S ribosomal protein L7/L12 — translation MIRASKPAAGKITAQGELESVLAGANAIIMADFTGLPVADFDQLRLSCFKSNLLFIVAKNTIAKLTLEKLGHTGLDQILTGPTGFCIGRGDPVQPIKLLADFIKEKQKAAIKGGLVDGRLYGPAQIEQLRNIPPREVLIAQIVGAIASPLSGFVFVIQEILRSFVSVVDQVAQAAEANPDGRPGLTASGGSVQAIIDAIEKMTVLELVELKKALEDKFGVTAAAPMAFAGAMPGMAGAAAAPAEEVEEQTEFTVMLIGAGEKKIQVIKEVRAITSLGLKEAKDLVDGAPKPVKEGISKEEALKIKAQIEEAGGTVELK, via the coding sequence ATGATCCGAGCATCAAAACCCGCCGCAGGCAAGATCACCGCGCAGGGCGAACTCGAAAGCGTCCTCGCCGGAGCCAACGCGATCATCATGGCCGACTTCACCGGCCTGCCGGTCGCCGACTTCGATCAGTTGCGGCTCAGTTGCTTCAAGAGCAACCTCCTGTTTATCGTCGCCAAGAACACCATCGCCAAACTGACGCTGGAGAAACTTGGCCACACCGGTCTGGACCAGATCCTGACCGGCCCGACCGGCTTTTGCATCGGCCGCGGCGATCCCGTTCAGCCGATCAAACTGCTCGCCGACTTCATCAAGGAGAAGCAGAAGGCCGCCATCAAAGGCGGGCTGGTCGATGGCCGGCTCTACGGCCCGGCTCAGATCGAACAACTAAGGAACATCCCGCCGCGGGAGGTGCTAATCGCCCAGATCGTCGGCGCGATTGCCAGCCCGCTCTCGGGCTTCGTTTTCGTTATTCAAGAGATACTCCGGTCGTTCGTATCGGTAGTCGATCAGGTCGCTCAAGCGGCCGAAGCGAATCCCGACGGACGCCCGGGCCTAACTGCATCAGGAGGATCCGTGCAAGCCATTATCGATGCCATCGAGAAGATGACCGTTCTCGAATTGGTCGAACTGAAGAAAGCCCTTGAGGATAAGTTCGGTGTAACCGCCGCCGCTCCGATGGCCTTCGCCGGCGCGATGCCGGGTATGGCTGGTGCCGCCGCGGCTCCCGCCGAGGAGGTCGAAGAGCAGACCGAGTTCACCGTCATGCTGATAGGTGCCGGCGAAAAGAAAATTCAGGTCATCAAGGAAGTCCGCGCGATCACCAGCCTCGGTCTGAAGGAAGCCAAAGACCTCGTCGATGGCGCTCCCAAGCCGGTCAAGGAAGGCATCTCGAAAGAAGAAGCACTGAAGATCAAAGCGCAGATCGAGGAAGCCGGCGGCACCGTCGAACTGAAGTAG
- a CDS encoding type II toxin-antitoxin system HicA family toxin: MNNLKPCKRFEAIRKIRKLGLTGPVSGGKHQAMIYQDRCRLAIPSIKEYDAKQLKMLLSELSLILGRRISDDVWNSL; this comes from the coding sequence CTGAACAACTTGAAGCCGTGTAAGCGCTTCGAGGCAATTCGCAAGATTCGCAAATTGGGGCTGACCGGACCGGTGAGCGGCGGCAAGCATCAGGCGATGATTTATCAAGACCGCTGTCGACTTGCTATTCCCTCGATCAAGGAATACGACGCCAAGCAACTCAAGATGTTACTGTCGGAACTTTCACTTATTTTGGGTCGCCGTATCTCGGACGACGTGTGGAACTCTCTATAA